From Acropora muricata isolate sample 2 chromosome 14, ASM3666990v1, whole genome shotgun sequence, one genomic window encodes:
- the LOC136898093 gene encoding uncharacterized protein has translation MGEDLKRLISVRGAYRGHCTRAIKAANEIMESYSPNLDTLEDVFEGLCSRMERLSLQNQKIELAVPEDKIEEEITQTLEYTDDLMGQKNKIVKFLRDAKAQVKQEQEEKKSAISKVTTKKEAIHVKLPKITLKSFSGNHIEWLSFWDSFQASVDKNSDISGVDKMNYLSGLLKGEAARVIQGLPLSESNYKRAVDLLKERFGQKQVLINAHMDALLKIPAATNDVKKLMSLYDACERYIHGLEWLDVYPESYGDLLIPIVMKKLPEEVRRIMLRSHDETTWTLADLRKQLRHEVETREKSSLGQSDKEVSVPNPPFKSKFSTAGALFFGALGRENAKNGRTFCDGPHPSDSCKIVPTIDKRLEFLRNQKRCFRCFKTGHVSKSCYSKKRCSRCNGKHHSALCKSTGIDGHKSSGTIPTAENTGRRDPEKEDSTVPEGSTLVGSTHTSQDTILLQSALVDVAAGSRSCQARLLFDSGSQRTFISQDLANKIGAQPFKKEELLMSTFGHDKRTKADFETVRVCLVADREGIIINALVSPVISPPISAHLQDDDLNFPYLQGLRLADPVRTRGPLEIDIIIGNDYYGSLVTGEIIKGDGPMAMNSKFGWLLSGPVIQAEQPKEIIETHCYRIEINPAQDDETLNEILPRFWELDSLGNADSPKVEDEMLRHFNESVSFNKQEGRHTVQLPWKQDTPPLPSNLGLCVLVVRLGRNPEQPVNYHQIIHSQLKEGFIEKVENPYRHTGTLYYILITLLLKKKESQPK, from the coding sequence ATGGGCGAAGATTTGAAGCGACTAATTAGCGTCAGAGGGGCGTACCGTGGACATTGCACAAGAGCAATAAAGGCGGCAAATGAAATTATGGAGTCGTATTCTCCTAACTTGGACACACTTGAAGACGTATTCGAAGGACTCTGCAGCAGAATGGAACGACTCTCGCTACAGAATCAAAAGATTGAGCTCGCTGTTCCAGAAGATAAAATTGAAGAGGAAATTACGCAAACGCTTGAATACACTGATGATTTGATGGGACAAAAGAACAAGATTGTGAAATTTCTTCGCGATGCGAAAGCTCAAGTTAAGCAAGAACAGGAAGAAAAGAAGTCGGCGATCTCTAAAGTTACAACGAAGAAAGAAGCAATTCATGTTAAATTACCGAAAATTACATTGAAGTCCTTTTCTGGAAACCACATCGAGTGGCTGTCGTTTTGGGACAGTTTTCAAGCGTCTGTTGACAAAAATTCCGACATTAGCGGCGTGGATAAGATGAATTATTTGAGTGGGCTATTAAAAGGAGAAGCAGCAAGAGTTATTCAAGGTTTACCATTGAGTGAAAGCAATTACAAGAGAGCCGTCGACCTACTCAAGGAGCGTTTTGGTCAGAAGCAAGTGTTAATCAACGCTCACATGGATGCTTTGCTGAAAATTCCGGCTGCGACAAATGATGTAAAGAAACTGATGTCCCTTTATGACGCGTGTGAAAGATACATACATGGATTGGAATGGCTAGATGTTTATCCAGAATCTTATGGAGACTTGCTCATCCCTATCGTAATGAAGAAATTACCCGAAGAAGTGAGGCGTATTATGTTGAGAAGTCATGATGAAACGACGTGGACCTTGGCTGACCTCAGAAAGCAACTTCGGCATGAGGTGGAGACAAGGGAGAAGAGCAGTCTAGGACAGTCTGACAAAGAAGTGTCAGTACCAAATCCCCCTTTCAAATCCAAGTTCTCTACTGCTGGTGCTTTGTTCTTTGGTGCCCTGGGAAGAGAGAACGCCAAGAATGGCCGTACGTTTTGTGATGGGCCCCACCCCTCGGACTCGTGTAAGATCGTCCCAACAATTGACAAGAGACTCGAATTTCTCCGCAACCAGAAAAGGTGTTTCAGGTGCTTTAAGACAGGTCATGTGTCAAAGTCCTGCTACTCGAAGAAGCGTTGTTCGCGGTGCAATGGAAAACATCACTCAGCGTTGTGTAAATCAACTGGAATTGACGGGCATAAATCTTCTGGAACAATTCCAACCGCAGAAAATACAGGTAGGAGAGATCCCGAGAAAGAAGATTCCACCGTTCCAGAAGGATCTACACTTGTTGGTTCGACGCATACTTCTCAGGATACCATCTTACTACAGTCAGCACTTGTGGACGTTGCCGCAGGTTCGAGAAGTTGCCAAGCACGCTTACTATTTGACAGTGGATCACAGCGCACGTTTATCTCTCAAGATCTGGCCAACAAGATTGGAGCTCAACCATTCAAGAAAGAAGAATTATTAATGAGCACGTTTGGTCATGACAAGAGGACCAAGGCAGACTTCGAAACGGTCAGAGTCTGCCTCGTGGCTGATAGAGAAGGAATCATCATTAATGCCTTGGTGTCCCCAGTAATATCACCTCCTATCTCTGCACATCTTCAGGATGATGACCTCAACTTCCCTTATCTACAAGGGCTTCGATTAGCAGATCCAGTCAGGACGAGAGGACCACTGGAAATAGACATCATCATTGGCAATGATTATTATGGGTCGTTAGTAACCGGAGAGATAATCAAAGGAGATGGGCCCATGGCTATGAATAGCAAGTTTGGTTGGCTCTTATCAGGACCAGTGATTCAAGCTGAACAGCCGAAAGAAATTATTGAAACACACTGTTACAGAATCGAAATCAATCCTGCTCAAGATGATGAAACGCTAAACGAAATCCTTCCTCGATTCTGGGAGTTAGATTCACTGGGGAACGCTGACTCACCCAAagttgaagatgaaatgctcAGACATTTTAACGAATCCGTGAGCTTCAACAAACAAGAAGGAAGGCATACAGTCcagttgccatggaaacaagATACGCCACCACTGCCATCTAACCTGGGACTTTGTGTATTAGTGGTTCGTCTTGGAAGGAATCCAGAGCAGCCCGTGAATTATCATCAAATCATCCACAGCCAGTTAAAAGAAGGTTTCATTGAAAAGGTGGAAAATCCCTACCGTCACACTGGAACTTTGTACTACATCCTCATCACCCTGttattaaaaaagaaagagtcACAACCAAAATAA
- the LOC136898091 gene encoding uncharacterized protein, which produces MLQKVGHLVKKPPKLVDLLEISNFFSDKADTSPKQETAVADVDAIRRTLAYVRRFAQNTRKKNAKTGPITIQELKESENQLFKWSQLHLDPWVIDKKLIPSLEKDGLIRAHGRIEDARTLPQEMRNPVILPRDHLLVKLLLRHLHTKRAHCGYKSLIHEARRKYWIIGLRSMSKALTAKCITCKKLRKKPLDQLMGQIPSLRVAAGFPPFSNTAIDMFGPVHIKLNRKTLKEAQVVIFACMTTRAVHLELVNDRTADAFLMAFRRFASLRGHPSVCWSDCGTNFVGAQAYLKEVMRNWSIPKIQSDLSEDFSCDFKWLWNIPHASHQMVSWKLSSSLLGKALLPARIEPLAKSNGEHSYRRQPTSSMDVLCTQVLTTSGKVHPSHRTMFS; this is translated from the exons atgttgcaaaaagtagggcatttggtgaaaaaaccaccaaaacttgtcgatctcctcgagataagcaactttttctcaGACAAGGCTGACACTTCCCCGAAACAGGAAACAGCAGTAGCAGATGTTGACGCC ATACGGAGAACACTCGCATATGTTCGCCGTTTCGCCCAAAATACTAGAAAGAAGAATGCAAAGACAGGCCCTATCACTATTCAAGAATTGAAAGAGTCTGAGAATCAACTTTTCAAGTGGAGCCAACTACATTTAGATCCATGGGTCATTGACAAGAAGTTGATTCCTAGCCTGGAGAAAGATGGTCTAATTCGAGCTCATGGACGAATCGAAGATGCCAGAACGTTGCCTCAAGAAATGAGAAATCCCGTAATTCTACCACGCGACCATCTACTTGTCAAGTTGCTGCTGCGTCATCTGCACACCAAGCGTGCACATTGTGGCTACAAGAGCTTAATTCATGAAGCCAGAAGAAAGTACTGGATCATAGGGCTTCGCAGCATGTCCAAAGCTCTCACTGCAAAGTGCATCACTTGCAAGAAACTTCGGAAGAAACCGCTGGACCAGCTAATGGGGCAGATACCGTCTTTACGAGTGGCAGCAGGTTTTCCTCCCTTTTCCAACACCGCCATTGACATGTTTGGACCCGTGCATATTAAGCTCAATCGGAAGACTCTAAAAGAAGCTCAGGTCGTAATATTCGCCTGCATGACAACAAGGGCAGTTCACTTAGAACTTGTGAATGACAGAACAGCTGATGCCTTTCTGATGGCGTTCCGTCGTTTCGCGAGTTTGCGTGGTCACCCGAGTGTTTGTTGGTCTGACTGTGGTACAAACTTTGTAGGTGCACAAGCTTACTTGAAGGAAGTTATGCGGAACTGGAGCATTCCCAAGATCCAAAGTGATCTATCCGAGGATTTCTCTTGTGATTTCAAATGGCTATGGAATATACCTCACGCAAGCCATCAAATGGTGTCGTGGAAACTCTCATCAAGTCTGTTAGGAAAAGCCTTGCTACCTGCAAGAATCGAGCCTTTAGCGAAGAGCAATGGCGAACATTCTTATCGGAGACAACCTACATCATCAATGGACGTCCTTTGTACCCAAGTTCTAACGACATCTGGGAAAGTCCACCCATCACACCGAACGATGTTCTCATAG